In Lactobacillus xylocopicola, the genomic stretch ATTTACCTATTTTGTGATTGTTTTTCATTTTTACTCCTTTACCTAATGATTCTTTCTTGTTGTTATCCTTCTGAATAGTTGTTAGCAATAATCGTCCTCCTTTATTTTGAGCTAGAAATTTTGACAGTATTATTATACGCTTTGCATTTCTTTTTATGCCGTAATTTAAAATGCATTATGCAATGCATATTTATCACTGCTTGCCCCATATAATTAACTTGCAGGAGGTGATTAATTTGGCATTCAGAATCAAACCAAATCACAGGGAAACTGAAAATAAAACAGTTAGGTTTCCCCTTAAGCTCATTCAAAGAATTGAGCAGGCAATTAAGGGTAAGAATGTAACCTTTTCAGGCTTTGTGATCCAAGCATGTGAGTATGCACTAGACAATATGGAAGAAACACCAAAAGAAAAATAATAATATCATTTACTCTACAGCTATATTTTACAATTTGTCTTGCAAAAAGCAATACAAATTATCAATATAGTATAAATGATTCTATTTATATCTTTAAAAATAGCGTTTCTGAAATGTAAGAAACACTGGTTTGTTCATTAAAAGTATTAATATCAGGCAAGAAAAGTCATGCATTCAATTGCATGACTTTTTAAGTTCTGCTATAATTTAAACGTTGTCAAAAAGCGCTGATTTAGCTCAGTTGGTAGAGCGTTTCCCTCGTAAAGAAAAGGTCGCCAGTTCGATTCTGGCAATCAGCATCAGTTAAGAACATGTAGCATAATTAGCCCGAATTTATCTGACCTAGGTGAGATAAACTCGGGCTAATTTTTGTTTATTACGGAGATTTGGCCCAAAATTAGACAAGCTAATAGTTAAATATCCAGTTTTTCTATAAGTGTTCCTTGGTCAACTTTTTGTTGTAGCTTTTGAATTAATGCAGTACTTAAATAGGTTTGCAACTGTGCCAATTGAGGTACGACTTTAAAAATAATCTGATTATCGATATCTTCTGGAGCAAAAGCAGAGTCATACTTGTGAGGATCGCTCCAATAATTCCAATTAACATCAGTGCGCTGATAGTAGACATAATTATGTTTAGGAGTTTGATAAATTCTTTGAGATATTTTGGTTTGATTGTTAGCTGACTTTTGACAATGACTGTAAATTTTTATCCCTTGAAATATTTTTGTTTCATGTATTCCTTGGTTGTTAATTGTTAAAGTGATTTCTTGGTAAGCCATTGATATCATCTCCGCATTAGATATTATATTTATAGATTTTATCATATTTTCACAACAAGTAATGCTTCAAAATAGTTGTAATGCGGCTAATTCCTAACGCGATTACTTTAAGTAGGAGTGGTGGGAAATAATTAGTTACAAGTAAACTTATTCATCAAATGCTTGTTTTTTTAATAAAGTGTAGTAAACTACATATTCAAGGAGGAAAACATGAATAATTCATCCTTAAATGAACTTGGTCCGCTAATTAAGATTGCTAATACGCTGATTGAGAAGGAACTCAATAATCGGATAGCCCGGGCAATTACCGATTATAACCTGACCGGTCCGCAAATTACGATGATGGTTTACTTGTATGAAGCGCATGGTAAGACAATTACACAAAAAGAATTGGCCGATAAATTTGTTTTGAGTCATCCAACTATTCGCAGTGTTGTTCGGCGCTTAGAAAAGGCAAGTTTACTGAGTGCGGAACGAATGCCGGCAGATCGCCGGCAGATTAAGTTGTCTTTGACTACTGCAGGCAA encodes the following:
- a CDS encoding YlcI/YnfO family protein — protein: MAFRIKPNHRETENKTVRFPLKLIQRIEQAIKGKNVTFSGFVIQACEYALDNMEETPKEK
- a CDS encoding EXLDI protein, with product MAYQEITLTINNQGIHETKIFQGIKIYSHCQKSANNQTKISQRIYQTPKHNYVYYQRTDVNWNYWSDPHKYDSAFAPEDIDNQIIFKVVPQLAQLQTYLSTALIQKLQQKVDQGTLIEKLDI
- a CDS encoding MarR family winged helix-turn-helix transcriptional regulator produces the protein MNNSSLNELGPLIKIANTLIEKELNNRIARAITDYNLTGPQITMMVYLYEAHGKTITQKELADKFVLSHPTIRSVVRRLEKASLLSAERMPADRRQIKLSLTTAGNSFIATHLAVIYGIMNEVNRQIVQGLSPADLERITKILQQIIKNF